In Vigna unguiculata cultivar IT97K-499-35 chromosome 3, ASM411807v1, whole genome shotgun sequence, a single genomic region encodes these proteins:
- the LOC114176539 gene encoding protein IRX15-LIKE-like, whose amino-acid sequence MKNTNTNTKFILLHPYIQKQGSSNRLWLLAFISILTLAFLVTLIYTRESTFITTATSSVIASSNAPVSALGTAPLPATVINTLLHYASKSNDTNRMPHSDLKPISDVLRKCSSPCNLLIFGLTSETLLWKALNHYGRTVFIDENRYYAAYYEELHPEIDAYDVQYTTKRSEMKELIASAKERVANECKPVQNLLFSDCKLGLNDLPNHVYEVDWDIILVDGPRGDWPDAPGRMSAIFTAGVLARSKKGGNPKTHVFVHDFSGEVEKVCGSEFLCSENLLEASENLGHYVVERMDESSVQYCKSHSSSGSGNASST is encoded by the coding sequence ATGAAGAACACAAACACCAACACCAAATTCATCCTTCTCCACCCTTATATCCAAAAACAAGGAAGCTCTAACCGCTTATGGCTCCTAGCCTTTATATCAATCCTCACCCTCGCTTTCCTCGTCACCCTCATTTACACCAGAGAATCCACCTTCATCACCACCGCAACTTCTTCCGTGATTGCTTCTTCCAATGCCCCGGTTTCTGCTCTCGGAACCGCTCCTTTGCCGGCCACCGTGATCAACACTCTCCTCCACTACGCCTCAAAATCCAACGACACCAACCGCATGCCACACTCAGACCTCAAACCCATCTCCGACGTGCTCCGGAAGTGCTCGTCCCCGTGCAACTTACTCATCTTCGGTCTCACGTCCGAAACCCTTCTCTGGAAAGCCCTCAACCACTACGGCAGAACCGTGTTCATCGACGAAAACCGTTATTACGCTGCATATTACGAAGAACTGCACCCAGAAATCGACGCCTACGACGTGCAATACACCACCAAGAGAAGCGAGATGAAGGAGCTCATAGCCTCTGCTAAAGAACGGGTAGCCAACGAGTGCAAGCCGGTGCAGAATCTTCTGTTTTCAGACTGCAAACTGGGACTCAACGACCTTCCCAACCACGTGTACGAGGTTGACTGGGATATCATACTGGTGGACGGGCCACGTGGCGACTGGCCCGACGCCCCTGGAAGGATGTCGGCGATCTTCACCGCCGGTGTTCTGGCGAGGAGCAAAAAGGGTGGGAACCCTAAGACTCATGTGTTTGTGCATGACTTCTCTGGCGAGGTGGAAAAGGTTTGTGGGAGTGAGTTTCTTTGCAGTGAGAATTTGTTGGAGGCAAGTGAGAATTTAGGGCATTATGTGGTGGAAAGAATGGATGAGAGCAGTGTTCAGTATTGTAAGAGTCACTCTTCTTCTGGGTCAGGGAATGCTTCATCAACGTAA
- the LOC114177697 gene encoding probable 2-oxoglutarate-dependent dioxygenase At3g50210 yields the protein MATNFSSIPVIDISSLLAKADDPKMAEDPGVREVVRQLDKACIEAGFFYVKGHGVPETLLKEVRDVTRSFFELPYEEKAKIKLTPAAGYRGYQRIGENITKGVPDMHEAIDCYREVTKGMYGDLGKTMEGSNQWPQYPPTFKVLMEEYIRLCTDLARKIMRGIALGLGGSPDEFEGQRAGDPFWVMRLIGYPGVSTVNGTHVLKNDIGCGAHTDYGLLTLVNQDEDTNALQVRNLSGEWISAPPVPGTFVCNIGDMLKIYSNGLYESTFHRVINDNSKYRVSVAYFYETNFDTAVEPLDTHKTRANGNTKFERPVYGEHLIAKVLTNFVF from the exons ATGGCCACGAACTTTAGTTCCATCCCCGTAATTG ATATTAGTTCGCTTTTGGCTAAGGCAGATGATCCCAAAATGGCCGAGGACCCTGGTGTACGCGAGGTTGTAAGACAATTGGATAAGGCTTGTATAGAGGCAGGGTTCTTCTACGTG AAAGGACATGGTGTTCCGGAGACTCTCCTCAAAGAAGTTAGAGATGTAACGCGCAGTTTCTTTGAACTTCCATATGAAGAAAaggcaaaaataaaattgactcCGGCTGCTGGATACAG AGGTTATCAAAGGATTGGAGAAAATATAACCAAAGGTGTACCTGACATGCACGAAGCTATTGAT TGCTATAGAGAAGTGACCAAGGGCATGTATGGAGATCTGGGCAAAACTATGGAAGGAAGCAACCAGTG GCCACAATATCCTCCAACGTTCAAAGTTCTTATGGAGGAGTATATTCGTCTCTGCACAG ACCTTGCAAGGAAAATTATGCGTGGAATTGCTTTGGGATTAGGTGGATCACCTGATGAATTCGAAGGTCAAAGAGCTGGGGATCCATTTTGGGTAATGCGGCTCATTGGATACCCAGGTGTATCAACTGTGAATGGAACACATGTTCTTAAAAATGACATTGGATG TGGAGCTCACACTGATTACG GTTTATTGACATTGGTTAACCAAGATGAGGATACAAACGCACTTCAG GTGAGAAACCTATCAGGCGAATGGATATCAGCACCTCCAGTTCCTGGGACTTTTGTGTGCAACATTGGTGACATGCTAAAG ATATACTCCAATGGATTGTACGAGTCAACTTTTCATCGGGTGATAAACGACAACTCAAAATACAGAGTCAGCGTAGCATACTTTTACGAG ACAAACTTCGATACTGCGGTAGAGCCGTTGGACACACATAAAACGAGGGCAAATGGCAACACGAAGTTCGAAAGACCAGTCTATGGAGAGCATTTAATTGCCAAAGTTCTCACAAACTTTGTTTTTTAG
- the LOC114177696 gene encoding tRNA-dihydrouridine(16/17) synthase [NAD(P)(+)]-like isoform X2, with the protein MQNNRTTTTTTTTWVFRPAVYAESLGLNGLGLTGPSWADPDSLWPRWLTIRSCRFECCAASTVPRAPTPPCSIPASSLRPKSTGTKNSPLARRIDRSLFNSVPTTLMFCWKLHARCPQRIAKRGNYGAFLMDNLPVVKSLVEKLAENLQVPVSCKIRLFPNLEDTLKYARMLEEAGCMLLAVHGRTRDEKDGKKFRADWKAIRAVKNAVRIPVLANGNIRHMDDVRDCLEETEVEGVLSAETLLENPALFAGFRTAEWVSESEGTNVDGKLDQADLLIEYLKLCEKYPVPWRMIRSHVHKLLGDWFSLQPHIREELNKQSKLTFEFLYDMVDRLRDTGTRIPLYKETRVELTSDSYSDRLGCTPTFEAQS; encoded by the exons ATGCAGAACAACCGCAcgacgaccaccaccaccaccacttgGGTTTTCCGGCCCGCAGTCTATGCGGAGAGTCTCGGGCTGAACGGGCTTGGGCTCACTGGTCCAAGTTGGGCCGACCCAGATTCATTGTGGCCCCGATGGTTGACAATTCGGAGTTGCCGTTTCGAATGCTGTGCCGCAAGTACGGTGCCCAGGGCGCCTACACCCCCATGCTCCATTCCCGCATCTTCTCTGAGACCGAAAAGTACAGGAACGAAGAATTCACCACTTGCAAG GAGGATCGACCGCTCTTTGTTCAATTCTGTGCCAACGACCCTGATGTTTTGTTGGAAGCTGCACGCAAG GTGTCCGCAGCGCATTGCTAAACGAGGAAACTATGGTGCATTTTTGATGGATAACCTTCCTGTTGTAAAATCTCTAGTGGAAAAACTAGCTGAAAACCTCCAGGTTCCTGTTTCATGCAAGATTAGGCTATTTCCCAATTTAGAAGACACTTTGAAGTATGCTAGGATGCTTGAAGAGGCTGGTTGTATGCTTTTAGCAGTTCATGGCAGGACCAGAGATGAGAAGGATGGGAAGAAATTTCGAGCAGACTGGAAAGCTATCAGGGCTGTGAAAAATGCAGTCAGGATCCCAGTCCTTGCAAATGGGAACATACGGCATATGGATGATGTTAGAGACTGCTTGGAAGAGACGGAGGTTGAAGGGGTACTTTCTGCTGAGACCCTGCTTGAAAATCCTGCTCTCTTTGCTGGATTTCGAACTGCCGAATGGGTTTCTGAAAGTGAAGGAACCAATGTGGATGGAAAACTAGACCAGGCTGATCTGCTAATAGAGTACTTGAAACTTTGTGAAAAGTACCCTGTGCCATGGAGAATGATTCGTTCTCATGTTCATAAATTGTTGGGAGACTGGTTCAGCCTTCAGCCTCATATCAGGGAGGAGCTAAACAAGCAATCTAAACTgacttttgaatttctttatgACATGGTAGATCGACTTAGGGATACAGGTACAAGGATCCCACTTTACAAAGAGACCCGAGTGGAACTTACATCGGACAGTTACTCAGATCGACTCGGCTGCACACCAACATTTGAAGCTCAAAGTTGA
- the LOC114177696 gene encoding tRNA-dihydrouridine(16/17) synthase [NAD(P)(+)]-like isoform X1, translating into MKPKPYSLPLFNRYFCALSPPLMAQTPPSLDAEQPHDDHHHHHLGFPARSLCGESRAERAWAHWSKLGRPRFIVAPMVDNSELPFRMLCRKYGAQGAYTPMLHSRIFSETEKYRNEEFTTCKEDRPLFVQFCANDPDVLLEAARKVEPYCDYVDINLGCPQRIAKRGNYGAFLMDNLPVVKSLVEKLAENLQVPVSCKIRLFPNLEDTLKYARMLEEAGCMLLAVHGRTRDEKDGKKFRADWKAIRAVKNAVRIPVLANGNIRHMDDVRDCLEETEVEGVLSAETLLENPALFAGFRTAEWVSESEGTNVDGKLDQADLLIEYLKLCEKYPVPWRMIRSHVHKLLGDWFSLQPHIREELNKQSKLTFEFLYDMVDRLRDTGTRIPLYKETRVELTSDSYSDRLGCTPTFEAQS; encoded by the exons ATGAAACCTAAACCCTATTCCCTTCCCCTTTTCAACCGATACTTTTGCGCGCTATCTCCTCCTCTCATGGCCCAAACCCCACCTTCTCTCGATGCAGAACAACCGCAcgacgaccaccaccaccaccacttgGGTTTTCCGGCCCGCAGTCTATGCGGAGAGTCTCGGGCTGAACGGGCTTGGGCTCACTGGTCCAAGTTGGGCCGACCCAGATTCATTGTGGCCCCGATGGTTGACAATTCGGAGTTGCCGTTTCGAATGCTGTGCCGCAAGTACGGTGCCCAGGGCGCCTACACCCCCATGCTCCATTCCCGCATCTTCTCTGAGACCGAAAAGTACAGGAACGAAGAATTCACCACTTGCAAG GAGGATCGACCGCTCTTTGTTCAATTCTGTGCCAACGACCCTGATGTTTTGTTGGAAGCTGCACGCAAGGTCGAGCCTTATtgtgattatgttgatattaatCTTGG GTGTCCGCAGCGCATTGCTAAACGAGGAAACTATGGTGCATTTTTGATGGATAACCTTCCTGTTGTAAAATCTCTAGTGGAAAAACTAGCTGAAAACCTCCAGGTTCCTGTTTCATGCAAGATTAGGCTATTTCCCAATTTAGAAGACACTTTGAAGTATGCTAGGATGCTTGAAGAGGCTGGTTGTATGCTTTTAGCAGTTCATGGCAGGACCAGAGATGAGAAGGATGGGAAGAAATTTCGAGCAGACTGGAAAGCTATCAGGGCTGTGAAAAATGCAGTCAGGATCCCAGTCCTTGCAAATGGGAACATACGGCATATGGATGATGTTAGAGACTGCTTGGAAGAGACGGAGGTTGAAGGGGTACTTTCTGCTGAGACCCTGCTTGAAAATCCTGCTCTCTTTGCTGGATTTCGAACTGCCGAATGGGTTTCTGAAAGTGAAGGAACCAATGTGGATGGAAAACTAGACCAGGCTGATCTGCTAATAGAGTACTTGAAACTTTGTGAAAAGTACCCTGTGCCATGGAGAATGATTCGTTCTCATGTTCATAAATTGTTGGGAGACTGGTTCAGCCTTCAGCCTCATATCAGGGAGGAGCTAAACAAGCAATCTAAACTgacttttgaatttctttatgACATGGTAGATCGACTTAGGGATACAGGTACAAGGATCCCACTTTACAAAGAGACCCGAGTGGAACTTACATCGGACAGTTACTCAGATCGACTCGGCTGCACACCAACATTTGAAGCTCAAAGTTGA